Proteins found in one Coffea eugenioides isolate CCC68of chromosome 5, Ceug_1.0, whole genome shotgun sequence genomic segment:
- the LOC113771774 gene encoding uncharacterized protein LOC113771774 gives MYYLNTQVQLHVAKKFIHAKSVKEAWTIFVNSNRGAANVRKIRLQELRRQFELAQMKSTESVKDFIGTIKEIVNDMESNGENLEEVRVVEKVLRSLTTKFHTKKTVLEATKDLDNLSLAELEGELLTYEMSLNQQPSDTVEEVLQAKVDHPKGKEGVNRMDTNQRGQNFRGRERGGRGNFRGRGRGNYSYQPRNNFNGDQENSQQQSQRNNFQRRDRSNVQCYNCGKIGHYQNECWSNEEVYAKVAENSSDREEILLFSSSTSEESMKND, from the coding sequence ATGTACTATCTCAACACTCAAGTCCAGTTGCATGTTGCCAAAAAATTTATACATGCAAAGTCGGTAAAAGAGGCTTGGACAATTTTTGTGAACTCAAATCGAGGTGCTGCTAACGTGAGAAAAATCAGATTGCAGGAACTTAGGAGACAATTTGAGTTGGCCCAGATGAAATCCACGGAGTCAGTTAAAGATTTTATTGGCACAATTAAAGAAATTGTCAATGATATGGAGTCCAATGGTGAGAATTTGGAAGAGGTTAGAGTTGTTGAAAAAGTTCTAAGATCTCTAACTACCAAATTTCACACCAAGAAGACGGTCCTTGAAGCCACAAAGGACCTTGACAATTTGTCACTTGCTGAATTGGAAGGTGAATTGCTGACGTATGAGATGTCCCTGAATCAGCAGCCATCGGATACAGTAGAGGAGGTGTTACAAGCCAAGGTAGATCAcccaaaaggaaaagagggggTGAATCGTATGGACACAAATCAAAGGGGCCAGAACTTCAGAGGTAGAGAACGTGGAGGCAGAGGTAACTTTCGTGGTCGTGGAAGAGGTAATTATTCTTACCAACCCAGAAATAATTTTAATGGGGATCAGGAAAATAGTCAACAACAAAgtcaaagaaataattttcaaaggcGTGATAGATCTAATGTCCAATGTTATAATTGTGGTAAAATTGGTCATTATCAGAATGAATGTTGGTCCAATGAAGAGGTGTATGCTAAAGTGGCTGAAAATAGTAGTGATAGAGAGGAGATCTTGTTGTTTTCTAGTTCTACATCTGAAGAGTCTATGAAAAATGATTAG
- the LOC113771775 gene encoding O-acyltransferase WSD1-like — protein sequence MEFEHEEELLEPVSPTGQYMRSSALSLSIIGVMELEIPMAESIAIQLVKDLFLPINPRFSSIMKLIAGEDGQKKWKRVEVNINEHVNFPKFPQGMSPDYYDDCLSNYLSKLGMEDFPPERPLWEIHVMNYPTTNAASNIVFKLHHALGDGYSFVGALLSCLKRSDNPSLPLTFPSLQSKTKFNTASTTFLPDVLSRAFNTIYYFGYGVLKGFLLRDDHSSIRSDDEGVLFRPLTMTTMEFSLDQFKQIKAKLRVVNLGVIY from the exons ATGGAGTTTGAGCACGAAGAAGAATTATTAGAACCTGTGAGTCCTACTGGACAATACATGAGAAGCTCGGCCTTATCGCTCAGTATCATTGGTGTAATGGAGCTGGAAATTCCAATGGCCGAATCCATTGCCATTCAGCTAGTTAAGGATCTCTTCTTACCCATCAACCCGCGCTTCTCCTCCATCATG AAACTGATTGCAGGAGAGGATGGACAGAAGAAATGGAAAAGGGTAGAAGTGAATATCAACGAGCATGtgaactttccaaaatttccacAAGGAATGTCACCAGATTATTATGATGATTGTCTCTCAAACTATTTGTCAAAGCTAGGAATGGAGGATTTTCCACCAGAGCGTCCATTGTGGGAAATTCATGTAATGAATTATCCAACAACAAATGCGGCAAGCAATATTGTATTTAAGCTTCATCATGCACTTGGAGATGGATATTCCTTCGTGGGAGCTCTTCTTTCTTGTCTAAAAAGATCGGACAATCCTTCCCTGCCGTTGACATTCCCTTCACTTCAGTCTAAGACAAAGTTCAACACTGCCAGCACAACTTTTTTGCCTGATGTACTCTCAAGGGCCTTCAATACGATTTACTATTTTGGATATGGTGTTCTGAAAGGCTTCTTGTTACGAGATGATCACTCTTCAATTCGATCAGATGACGAAGGGGTGCTGTTTCGACCGTTGACTATGACCACTATGGAATTTTCCCTTGATCAATTCAAACAAATCAAGGCCAAACTTCGAGTGGTAAATCTTGGAGTCATTTACTGA
- the LOC113770834 gene encoding O-acyltransferase WSD1-like: MDLNHDEDSQPVSPTGQYFNSSVLSICVIGVLEFEIPIQEDDSLTVKLVQDVFLPINPRFSSIMVQDEKGVKYWKKVEVKPKDHIRVPNFPEGKSVEFYDECFNDYLTKLAMETLPQSQPLWEIHIIKYPTKNAAGNVVFKLHHALGDGFSIMGALLSCLQRADDPSLPITFPAFRTNPQDISIEDSSICRRVPRILSGIGNTISDFVWGVLKSTVLEDDRTPIRSGDDGVEFRPISITTFSFSMDQIKQIKVNLEVSINDVICGVIFLGARLYMQAMNPEKTNASSTALVLLNTRNIAGYKSIEEMVEPNTESTWGNQFGFLHVSVPRFTEKDSSNPLNFVFKTQKTIKSKRDSAAVYLTGQLLETLRRHRGPEGTAKYVHSTLKNSSMTISNISGPVDQLALANHPAKGMYFMVVGVPQSLTITMVSYMRELRVAVGTEKGLIHPQKFQSCIEDAFIIMFKAAAESKSGSATPTQIN; the protein is encoded by the exons ATGGATCTCAATCATGATGAGGATTCTCAACCTGTGAGCCCAACTGGCCAATACTTCAACAGCTCCGTGCTATCCATTTGTGTTATTGGAGTTTTAGAGTTTGAAATTCCAATACAGGAAGATGACTCCTTAACCGTGAAATTAGTTCAGGATGTCTTCCTCCCCATCAATCCACGATTTTCTTCCATCATG gtTCAAGATGAAAAAGGGGTGAAATATTGGAAGAAGGTTGAAGTCAAACCAAAAGACCACATTCGTGTGCCAAATTTTCCAGAGGGAAAGTCAGTAGAGTTCTATGATGAATGCTTCAATGACTATTTAACCAAATTGGCAATGGAGACACTCCCACAAAGCCAACCATTATGGGAAATTCACATCATTAAGTACCCTACAAAAAATGCAGCCGGAAATGTTGTCTTCAAACTTCACCATGCTTTAGGTGATGGCTTCTCCATTATGGGGGCACTTCTTTCTTGTTTACAACGAGCTGATGACCCTTCACTTCCCATTACTTTTCCTGCATTTCGGACGAATCCACAAGATATTAGTATTGAGGATAGCAGCATTTGCAGAAGGGTGCCTCGAATTCTTTCTGGGATTGGAAATACAATATCAGATTTTGTATGGGGTGTATTGAAAAGCACTGTTCTTGAAGATGACCGGACTCCAATTAGGTCGGGCGACGATGGGGTGGAATTTCGACCGATTAGTATAACAACATTTTCATTTTCCATGGACCAAATCAAGCAGATTAAGGTCAATCTTGAAGTG TCCATCAATGATGTAATATGTGGAGTAATATTTCTGGGTGCTCGACTGTACATGCAAGCGATGAACCCAGAGAAGACCAATGCAAGTTCAACTGCATTGGTGCTGCTGAATACTAGAAATATTGCTGGCTACAAGTCTATTGAGGAAATGGTGGAACCAAACACTGAATCAACGTGGGGAAACCAGTTCGGATTTTTGCATGTTTCGGTGCCAAGGTTTACCGAAAAGGATTCCTCAAATCCCCTCAATTTTGTCTTTAAAACCCAGAAAACCATCAAAAGTAAAAGAGATTCTGCAGCCGTTTATCTAACTGGTCAGCTGCTAGAGACGCTGCGGAGACACAGGGGCCCCGAG GGAACAGCTAAGTACGTCCACAGTACTCTGAAGAACTCGAGCATGACAATATCGAATATTTCCGGGCCAGTGGATCAATTGGCTTTGGCTAATCACCCAGCTAAGGGAATGTATTTCATGGTTGTTGGCGTTCCACAG AGCCTTACCATAACCATGGTAAGTTACATGAGAGAGCTAAGGGTTGCAGTAGGAACAGAAAAGGGTTTGATTCATCCTCAGAAGTTCCAATCCTGCATTGAAGATGCCTTCATTATAATGTTCAAAGCTGCTGCCGAGTCCAAGTCTGGATCTGCTACACCGAcacaaattaattaa
- the LOC113770058 gene encoding O-acyltransferase WSD1-like has translation MGELNQDEEFQVPVSPTGQYFNSSIMSAAVIGVLESEIPIQEDDSLTLKLLQELFLPINPRFSSIMVQDEKGVKLWKKVEVIPKNHIHVPVFPEGRSLEFYDECFNDYLSNMALQPLPQSQPLWEIHIIKYPTKNAAGNLVFKLHHALGDGYSIMGALLSCLQRADDPSLPITFPEFQMNPKGKNNDEGSIFKKVPRVLSGIGNTISDFAWSMLKSTFLQDDQTPIRSGEDGVEFRPMTITTMTFSIDQIKQMKANLDVSVNDVICGVIFLGTRLYMQAIDPEKTNGKSSALVLLSTRAIRGYKTVKEMVEPHSKTPWGNHFAFMHVSVPNLTKAGSQNPLNFVLEAQKIIRSKRNSAGVYLTGKLLETLRKCRGPEATAKFIHKTLTNSSMTVSNVFGPVDRLALANHPAKGVYFMMAGSPQNLTITMVSYMKKLRVAIGVEKGMIDAEKFKSSIDEAFNMISLAAVNNGSAPPTNN, from the exons ATGGGTGAGCTCAATCAAGATGAAGAATTTCAAGTCCCTGTAAGCCCCACTGGCCAGTACTTTAACAGCTCCATAATGTCCGCTGCTGTTATAGGGGTGTTAGAGTCTGAAATTCCCATACAAGAGGATGACTCCCTAACCTTGAAACTGCTTCAGGAACTTTTCCTACCCATCAATCCCCGGTTTTCTTCCATCATG GTTCAAGACGAAAAAGGAGTGAAATTGTGGAAGAAAGTGGAAGTGATTCCCAAAAACCACATTCATGTGCCAGTTTTCCCTGAGGGGAGGTCTTTAGAGTTCTATGATGAATGCTTCAATGACTATTTGTCAAACATGGCTTTGCAGCCACTCCCACAAAGCCAACCATTATGGGAAATTCACATAATTAAATACCCTACCAAGAACGCAGCTGGAAATCTTGTGTTTAAGCTTCATCATGCACTGGGTGATGGCTACTCAATTATGGGAGCTCTTCTTTCATGTTTACAAAGAGCTGATGACCCTTCTCTTCCTATAACGTTTCCTGAATTTCAAATGAATCCTAAGGGAAAGAATAATGATGAAGGTAGCATATTCAAGAAGGTCCCTCGAGTTCTATCTGGAATAGGTAACACTATATCTGACTTTGCATGGAGCATGTTGAAGAGCACTTTTCTTCAAGATGATCAGACACCCATAAGGTCTGGAGAAGATGGAGTGGAATTTCGACCCATGACTATTACAACAATGACATTTTCCATTGACCAAATCAAGCAAATGAAGGCCAATCTTGACGTG TCAGTAAATGATGTTATATGTGGAGTAATATTTCTGGGGACTCGACTGTACATGCAAGCAATTGACCCAGAAAAGACCAATGGAAAATCTTCAGCATTGGTGCTGCTAAGCACCAGAGCCATTCGTGGGTACAAGACAGTGAAGGAGATGGTGGAACCCCATTCTAAGACTCCATGGGGCAACCATTTTGCCTTTATGCACGTATCCGTCCCAAACCTAACAAAAGCCGGGTCCCAAAACCCACTAAATTTTGTCCTGGAAGCCCAGAAAATCATCAGGTCAAAAAGAAATTCTGCAGGAGTTTATCTCACCGGCAAATTGCTAGAAACATTGCGCAAATGTAGAGGACCCGAG GCCACGGCTAAGTTTATCCACAAAACACTAACGAACTCGAGCATGACAGTTTCTAATGTTTTTGGTCCTGTAGACCGATTGGCTTTGGCCAATCATCCAGCTAAAGGAGTGTATTTCATGATGGCTGGATCTCCTCAG AATCTTACAATAACAATGGTTAGCTATATGAAAAAGCTGAGGGTTGCAATAGGAGTAGAAAAGGGAATGATAGATGCTGAAAAGTTCAAGTCATCAATTGATGAGGCCTTCAATATGATATCTCTTGCCGCTGTCAATAATGGTTCTGCTCCGCCAACCAACAATTAG